One region of Zingiber officinale cultivar Zhangliang chromosome 7B, Zo_v1.1, whole genome shotgun sequence genomic DNA includes:
- the LOC122004096 gene encoding polcalcin Phl p 7-like: protein MERVFRRMVGGEEEGGGHGKVSSAELGEALRVAGRISCDEIQRMIVEVDTDGDGYIDFDQFAAFCHANEALMNLVARVF from the coding sequence ATGGAGCGCGTGTTCCGGCGGATGGTGGGCGGCGAGGAGGAGGGCGGCGGCCACGGGAAGGTGTCGTCGGCGGAGCTAGGCGAGGCGCTGCGCGTCGCCGGCCGCATCTCCTGCGACGAGATCCAGCGGATGATCGTCGAGGTTGACACCGACGGCGACGGCTACATCGACTTCGACCAGTTCGCCGCCTTCTGCCACGCCAACGAGGCCCTCATGAACCTCGTCGCCAGAGTCTTCTGA